Proteins co-encoded in one Christiangramia fulva genomic window:
- a CDS encoding SusC/RagA family TonB-linked outer membrane protein encodes MKKQLQLLFVLLLLLGTQAGFAQTKVVTGTVNDTDGLPLPGVNVIVQNTNRGTQTDFDGNYSIEVSEGEVLVFSYVGYSKETVPVGADDTINIILQEDASQLEEVVVVGYGTQSKRNLTDNVAKLTSEDIDEVPVPSIQSTIAGKAAGVQISPTNGKVEGGVNIRIRGIASIGAGSEPLYVLDGVPLINNNESNNGAPTNPLLTLSSNEIASIDILKDASAAAVYGSRGANGVVIITTKKGANKKASFSMNYSYGMSEPTHTRDWLNAEQYIELFTEAATNSGYLDYAEGRFDRLSAGTDWRNGEIDTDWQDLAFQDGHVQDANLSVSGGNEKTTYFFSGAYNDTKGIVRGNNLERINGRVNVNHNFSDRFKIGMNMAFSRTDIDRIADDNAFTTPLQAIAQAPISPAYLENGEPNPNTLYANFLLEDKYAYYKTIIRRVTGRAFAEYQFTDFLRFNTDFGYDLYYQTEDNFRGKKTPFQSTNGSAYASSVGTESYVSSNYFTFSRVLNDIHDVEVVAGMEYNQSNRRFQDVTGVQFPSDDFQTVSSAAEITGGSGAESSNRFLSYFARLQYSLMDKYLFKASVRRDGSSRFGKDVRYGTFPAISAGWILSEEDFLNDSDVLSFLKLRASYGETGNANIGNYASLGLFGAISYNQKPGIAPVQAPNPELTWESVKQTDIGLEYGFLDSRISGELDYYIKRSDGLIFNEPLPGTSGYTSVTRNIGLLENKGFEFVLNTRNIQTDKLTWNTNFNISKNHNEIKELPDGEDVVSGENILREGEPLSAFYLIEYAGVDPDNGDALYYVDGKGSATTNDPNEASRVIAGKPYADWIAGLTNTVYYSGLDFTFTFVGEWGASIYNGGGVYQSANADWFDNQTVDQLRRWQEPGDITDIPQARLAGGNGTATSTRYLQNSDFIRLRNLTLGYSLPEDFTDQMGIEKFRVYFTGINLLTFTNYDGYDPESTSDAGFGPGVTFYSAPAVKTMSLGVNINF; translated from the coding sequence ATGAAGAAACAATTACAATTGCTCTTTGTTCTCTTATTGTTACTTGGTACCCAGGCAGGTTTTGCCCAAACTAAAGTGGTAACCGGAACAGTAAACGATACCGATGGTTTACCTCTTCCCGGGGTAAATGTTATTGTGCAGAACACCAACAGGGGAACACAAACCGATTTCGACGGGAATTACAGTATTGAAGTTTCTGAAGGTGAAGTGCTTGTATTTAGCTATGTTGGATATAGTAAAGAAACGGTTCCAGTAGGTGCTGATGATACCATCAATATAATTTTACAGGAAGATGCTTCACAGCTGGAAGAGGTTGTGGTTGTAGGATATGGAACGCAGAGTAAAAGAAATCTTACCGATAATGTTGCGAAACTGACTTCGGAAGATATCGATGAAGTGCCGGTTCCCAGTATCCAGAGCACCATTGCCGGGAAGGCAGCCGGTGTGCAAATCTCTCCCACCAACGGTAAAGTTGAAGGTGGTGTAAATATTAGAATACGAGGTATTGCCAGTATTGGAGCGGGCTCTGAGCCATTATATGTTCTTGATGGAGTGCCATTGATCAATAATAATGAATCAAACAATGGAGCGCCAACAAACCCTTTGCTGACTCTAAGTTCAAATGAGATTGCCTCTATTGATATCCTTAAAGATGCTTCGGCCGCTGCGGTTTACGGTTCCAGAGGTGCGAATGGTGTTGTTATTATCACCACCAAGAAAGGAGCCAACAAAAAAGCTTCTTTCTCCATGAATTATTCTTATGGAATGAGTGAACCAACTCATACCAGGGACTGGTTGAATGCCGAACAATATATCGAGCTTTTTACAGAAGCGGCTACAAATAGCGGCTATCTTGATTATGCTGAAGGAAGATTTGACCGCTTATCGGCTGGTACCGATTGGAGAAACGGGGAAATTGATACCGATTGGCAGGATCTGGCATTCCAGGACGGACATGTTCAGGATGCAAATCTTTCTGTTTCTGGGGGAAATGAAAAAACCACTTATTTTTTCTCCGGAGCCTACAACGATACCAAAGGTATTGTGCGCGGGAATAATCTTGAAAGAATTAATGGACGGGTGAATGTAAACCATAATTTCAGCGACAGGTTCAAAATAGGAATGAATATGGCTTTTTCCAGAACCGATATAGACAGGATTGCTGATGATAACGCCTTTACTACTCCTTTGCAGGCAATAGCTCAGGCACCAATTTCTCCGGCCTATTTGGAGAATGGGGAGCCAAACCCCAATACCTTATATGCAAATTTCCTTTTAGAAGATAAATATGCATATTATAAAACCATAATCAGGAGAGTTACTGGTCGTGCTTTTGCCGAATATCAATTTACAGATTTTTTAAGATTTAACACCGATTTCGGATATGATCTTTATTATCAAACAGAAGATAATTTTAGAGGAAAAAAGACTCCTTTTCAGTCTACCAACGGATCAGCTTATGCTTCAAGCGTGGGAACCGAATCTTATGTAAGTAGTAATTATTTTACTTTTTCAAGAGTCTTGAATGATATTCATGACGTTGAAGTTGTTGCAGGTATGGAATATAACCAGTCTAATAGGCGCTTTCAGGATGTTACAGGAGTTCAATTCCCATCTGATGATTTCCAAACAGTAAGCAGTGCTGCCGAGATAACCGGAGGTTCAGGTGCTGAATCTTCAAATCGTTTTCTTTCTTATTTTGCCAGGTTGCAATATTCCCTAATGGATAAATACCTGTTTAAAGCCAGTGTGCGACGTGATGGATCATCAAGATTTGGAAAGGATGTGCGTTATGGAACATTCCCTGCAATTTCTGCTGGATGGATTTTAAGTGAAGAAGATTTCTTAAATGATTCTGATGTACTTTCTTTCCTGAAACTCCGTGCAAGTTATGGTGAAACAGGTAATGCCAATATTGGTAATTATGCTTCTCTCGGACTTTTTGGAGCTATTTCTTATAACCAAAAACCTGGTATAGCTCCCGTTCAGGCACCTAATCCGGAATTAACCTGGGAAAGCGTAAAACAAACCGATATTGGTCTTGAATATGGTTTCCTGGATAGCAGGATTTCAGGAGAACTGGATTATTATATTAAAAGGTCTGATGGCCTGATCTTTAATGAACCTCTTCCTGGAACTTCAGGATATACCAGTGTTACCCGTAATATTGGACTTCTTGAAAACAAGGGATTTGAATTTGTCCTGAATACACGAAATATTCAAACAGATAAACTTACCTGGAACACCAATTTCAATATTTCTAAAAACCATAATGAAATTAAAGAACTACCTGATGGAGAAGATGTAGTTTCAGGGGAGAACATCCTTAGAGAAGGAGAACCTTTATCTGCATTTTATTTAATTGAGTATGCCGGCGTGGATCCTGATAATGGAGATGCACTTTATTACGTTGATGGAAAAGGTAGTGCTACCACAAATGATCCTAATGAAGCTAGTAGGGTAATTGCTGGTAAACCATACGCCGACTGGATTGCTGGTTTGACCAACACTGTCTATTATTCAGGATTGGATTTTACTTTCACTTTTGTAGGAGAGTGGGGAGCCAGTATCTATAATGGAGGTGGAGTATATCAATCTGCCAATGCAGACTGGTTTGATAATCAAACTGTTGACCAGTTAAGAAGATGGCAGGAGCCAGGAGATATTACTGATATTCCGCAAGCAAGATTAGCCGGTGGAAATGGTACTGCTACGTCGACAAGGTATTTGCAGAATTCAGATTTTATTCGCCTAAGGAACCTTACGCTTGGTTATTCCTTACCTGAAGATTTCACCGATCAAATGGGAATCGAAAAATTCCGTGTTTATTTTACCGGAATAAACCTTCTGACTTTTACTAATTATGATGGTTATGATCCTGAATCAACCAGTGATGCCGGATTCGGGCCTGGAGTGACCTTCTATTCTGCTCCAGCTGTAAAAACAATGTCTTTAGGCGTTAATATTAACTTCTAA
- the lipB gene encoding lipoyl(octanoyl) transferase LipB has translation MNKKVEVRYLGKKDYKETWDYQEELFKKTLDLKIKNRRENSAIPTENYFLFVEHPHVYTLGKSGDIENLLISEKELEEKNASFYKINRGGDITYHGPGQIVGYPILDLDNFFTDIHKYLRLLEETIIQTLAEYGFKAERSEGETGVWLDVGTPFARKICAMGVRASRWVTMHGFALNVNTDLGYFDNIIPCGIKGKAVTSLNVELGKEEIDLKEVEEKILKHFKILFKAEIEISKK, from the coding sequence ATGAACAAGAAGGTAGAAGTGAGATATCTTGGAAAAAAAGATTATAAAGAAACCTGGGATTATCAGGAAGAATTATTTAAAAAAACACTTGATCTGAAAATTAAAAATCGCCGGGAAAATTCTGCTATTCCTACTGAAAACTATTTTCTCTTTGTGGAGCATCCGCATGTGTATACCCTGGGAAAAAGTGGTGATATTGAAAATTTGCTGATCTCAGAAAAGGAACTGGAAGAGAAAAATGCCAGTTTTTATAAAATAAACAGGGGTGGTGATATTACCTATCACGGTCCCGGGCAGATCGTAGGTTACCCTATCCTAGATCTGGATAACTTCTTTACGGATATTCACAAGTACCTCCGCCTTCTGGAAGAAACAATTATCCAAACCCTTGCCGAATATGGATTTAAAGCTGAACGTAGTGAAGGTGAAACCGGCGTGTGGCTGGATGTGGGAACACCTTTTGCACGAAAGATCTGTGCGATGGGAGTTCGGGCAAGCAGATGGGTGACCATGCATGGTTTTGCTCTAAATGTGAATACCGATCTCGGGTATTTCGATAATATCATTCCCTGTGGAATAAAGGGAAAGGCGGTGACCTCATTGAACGTTGAATTGGGAAAGGAAGAAATTGATCTGAAAGAGGTTGAAGAAAAAATTCTGAAACATTTTAAAATCCTCTTTAAGGCGGAGATTGAAATAAGTAAAAAGTAG
- a CDS encoding YqaE/Pmp3 family membrane protein, whose product MSIWRVILSVLFPPLAVFDKGCGSVLIVLILTLLGWVPGVIAALIILNNPKS is encoded by the coding sequence ATGAGCATCTGGAGGGTAATTTTATCCGTTTTATTTCCACCCCTGGCTGTATTTGACAAAGGTTGCGGGTCGGTTTTGATCGTTCTTATTCTAACTTTGCTGGGATGGGTGCCGGGAGTAATTGCCGCATTAATCATTTTAAACAACCCTAAATCCTGA
- the lysS gene encoding lysine--tRNA ligase, whose amino-acid sequence MQQLSEQEQIRREKLSAIRKAGIDPYPAALFPVDHTTKDIKNNFEEDKKVVIAGRLMSRRIQGKASFAELQDSTGRIQVYFNRDEICPGDDKWKYNDVYKKLLDIGDFIGIEGELFKTQVGEMTVMVKDFHLLSKSLRPLPLPKTDKEGNVHDGFNDPEQRYRQRYADLAVNPKVKEIFVKRTKLFNAMREFFNEKGYFEVETPILQSIPGGAAARPFITHHNALDIPLYLRIANELYLKRLIVGGFDGVYEFSKNFRNEGMDRTHNPEFTAMEIYVAYKDYNWMMEFTENLLEHCAIAVNGTTKSQFGEHSIDFKTPYKRLTMTDAIKKFTGFDITGKSEKELYKAAQEMGIEVDETMGKGKLIDEIFGEKCEGNFIQPTFITDYPKEMSPLCKEHRENPELTERFELMVCGKEIANAYSELNDPIDQRERFEEQLKLSEKGDDEAMFIDNDFLRALEYGMPPTSGLGIGMDRLIMFLTNKQSIQEVLFFPQMKPEKKAVELTEEEKAVFNQIKNGEIYDLDEIKEKSGLSNKKWDKALKSLRNNKIIEVFKEGDSMHIKIS is encoded by the coding sequence ATGCAGCAATTATCAGAACAGGAACAGATTAGACGTGAAAAGTTATCGGCGATTCGCAAAGCAGGGATCGATCCCTACCCCGCGGCACTTTTTCCGGTTGATCATACCACGAAAGATATAAAGAATAATTTTGAAGAAGATAAAAAGGTGGTTATCGCTGGAAGGCTGATGTCGCGCCGAATCCAGGGTAAGGCTTCTTTTGCTGAATTACAGGATTCTACCGGAAGGATCCAGGTTTACTTCAATCGTGATGAAATTTGTCCCGGTGACGATAAATGGAAATATAACGACGTTTATAAAAAACTGCTGGATATTGGGGATTTCATCGGAATTGAAGGCGAACTTTTCAAAACCCAGGTGGGTGAAATGACCGTAATGGTGAAAGATTTTCATCTTCTTAGCAAATCTTTGCGACCCCTTCCGCTTCCCAAAACCGATAAAGAAGGAAATGTACATGATGGATTTAACGATCCCGAACAGCGTTACCGCCAGCGGTATGCCGATCTTGCGGTAAACCCTAAAGTGAAAGAGATTTTCGTTAAACGCACAAAGCTTTTCAATGCGATGCGGGAATTCTTTAATGAAAAAGGGTATTTTGAAGTAGAAACGCCTATTCTGCAATCTATTCCCGGGGGTGCAGCGGCGAGGCCATTCATAACACATCACAACGCCCTGGATATTCCTCTATATTTGCGAATCGCCAATGAGCTTTATTTAAAAAGGCTAATTGTTGGCGGTTTCGATGGCGTTTATGAATTTTCTAAGAATTTTAGAAATGAAGGAATGGACCGCACCCATAATCCGGAGTTCACTGCCATGGAAATCTACGTGGCCTATAAAGATTACAACTGGATGATGGAGTTCACCGAAAATCTTCTGGAACATTGCGCGATTGCTGTAAACGGAACTACAAAATCTCAGTTTGGAGAGCATAGCATAGATTTCAAAACCCCTTATAAAAGGCTTACCATGACCGATGCCATCAAAAAATTTACTGGTTTTGATATAACGGGAAAATCGGAAAAAGAACTTTATAAAGCCGCTCAGGAAATGGGGATCGAAGTCGATGAAACCATGGGGAAAGGTAAGCTGATTGATGAGATCTTCGGTGAAAAATGTGAAGGTAATTTTATTCAACCTACCTTCATCACCGATTATCCAAAAGAAATGAGTCCGCTTTGCAAGGAACATCGAGAAAATCCGGAATTGACCGAGCGCTTTGAGTTGATGGTCTGCGGAAAAGAGATAGCCAACGCGTATTCAGAACTTAACGACCCGATCGATCAGAGAGAACGTTTCGAGGAACAGCTGAAGCTTTCAGAAAAAGGAGATGACGAGGCGATGTTTATAGATAATGATTTTCTTCGTGCCCTGGAATACGGAATGCCTCCCACTTCCGGATTAGGGATCGGAATGGACCGTTTGATCATGTTCCTAACCAATAAACAATCTATTCAGGAAGTACTTTTCTTCCCCCAAATGAAACCCGAGAAAAAAGCCGTTGAACTTACCGAAGAAGAAAAAGCGGTTTTCAATCAGATAAAGAACGGAGAGATCTATGACCTCGATGAAATAAAAGAAAAATCTGGTTTGAGTAACAAAAAATGGGATAAGGCCTTGAAATCACTTAGAAATAATAAAATCATTGAGGTTTTTAAGGAAGGAGATTCTATGCATATCAAAATTTCTTAA
- a CDS encoding DUF2267 domain-containing protein translates to MDEVVKLVSKKAGITEDQARIAVQVVANVLKDRMPEGLASQVDVYLKGNGGKNDLGDIGGKLGGMFGKK, encoded by the coding sequence ATGGATGAAGTAGTAAAATTAGTTTCAAAAAAAGCAGGAATAACTGAAGATCAGGCAAGAATTGCCGTTCAGGTAGTCGCAAATGTTTTAAAAGACCGGATGCCTGAAGGATTGGCAAGCCAGGTGGATGTTTATCTGAAAGGAAACGGAGGCAAAAATGATTTAGGTGATATTGGTGGAAAACTGGGAGGAATGTTCGGAAAGAAATAA
- a CDS encoding zinc-dependent metalloprotease: protein MIRKQSLRLLLLALSLSVSGCAVFNPDSKKTTATASAGDDSKKDKDGLKPYSKVITKDAKSDEGLFTVHKVDNKYYYEIPDSLFNREMLTVTRIAKTASGIGFGGGKENTQVNRWQKKGDKVLLRVVSYNIYAADSLPIHEAVVNSNFEPIIQSFDVKTVRKDSIHSNTVIDVTDLYTKDVQALGLQDDSRKRYKISRLDESRSYIDTIRSYPRNIEIRHVKTYNAGDPPSNASTGSISLEFSNSMILLPKVPMDRRYYDQRVGWFTTGQTDYGLDAQKSETLRYLDRWRLEVKPEDMEKFKNGELVEPKKQIVYYIDRATPEKWRPYIKQGIEDWQKAFEAAGFKNAIIAKDAPTPEEDPDWSPEDVRYSVVRYLASPIPNANGPHVSDPRSGEILESDINWYHNVMTLLRNWFFVQTAAINDDAKNVKFKDEVMGRLIRFVSSHEVGHTLGLPHNMGSSPAYAVEDLRDPEFTKKYGTAPSIMDYARFNYIAQPEDGDVALMPNIGPYDKYAIRWGYRPIPGKTPKEEKPILDKWILEHAGDPVYRFGKQQTGGVIDPSSQTEDLGDDAMLASEYGIKNLKRIVPNLINWTSEEGKDYEDLDDLYGQVLSQFNRYMGHVAANIGGIYENYKTYDQEGAVYTHVPKKKQERAMAFLQKQLFDTPEWLINQDIFNKVEYDGNIERIRSMQQRALNNIMDFGRMQRLMENEEINGKEAYSLLDMMNDLRKGIWSEVYSGKKIDRYRRNLQRAYIDRMEYLMTEDQKELPPRYREWGVAQTDVNVAQSDIRPVVRGELTSLQRQIRNSLYSSGDTLTRYHLQDILKRIDLILNPKA, encoded by the coding sequence ATGATCAGAAAACAGAGCCTTCGGCTTCTGCTGCTGGCCCTTTCCCTATCGGTTTCGGGCTGCGCCGTTTTTAATCCCGATTCTAAAAAGACCACGGCTACAGCTTCAGCAGGTGATGATTCCAAAAAAGACAAAGATGGTCTAAAACCTTACAGTAAGGTCATCACTAAAGACGCAAAAAGCGATGAAGGCCTTTTTACGGTACACAAAGTAGATAACAAGTACTATTATGAAATTCCCGACAGCCTGTTTAATCGGGAAATGCTCACCGTAACCCGTATCGCCAAAACCGCATCGGGAATTGGCTTTGGGGGCGGTAAAGAGAATACTCAGGTCAACCGATGGCAGAAAAAAGGCGATAAGGTACTTCTTCGGGTCGTGTCTTATAATATCTATGCAGCCGATTCACTGCCAATTCATGAGGCAGTTGTAAACTCCAATTTTGAACCTATCATTCAATCTTTCGATGTTAAAACGGTAAGAAAAGATTCCATTCATTCAAATACGGTGATCGATGTGACCGATCTTTACACCAAAGACGTTCAGGCTCTTGGATTACAGGATGATAGCCGTAAAAGATATAAGATTTCAAGATTGGATGAAAGCCGTTCATACATCGATACGATTAGAAGTTACCCGCGAAATATAGAAATACGCCACGTAAAGACTTACAATGCTGGTGATCCACCATCAAACGCCAGTACTGGTTCAATTTCTTTGGAATTCAGCAATTCCATGATCCTGCTTCCAAAGGTTCCTATGGACCGCCGCTACTACGATCAGCGTGTTGGCTGGTTCACTACCGGACAAACCGATTACGGACTTGATGCTCAAAAAAGTGAAACCCTTCGCTATCTTGATCGTTGGAGACTTGAGGTGAAGCCCGAAGACATGGAGAAATTCAAAAATGGCGAACTGGTAGAGCCAAAAAAACAAATCGTATATTATATAGACAGAGCCACTCCGGAAAAATGGAGGCCTTATATCAAGCAGGGAATTGAAGACTGGCAGAAAGCCTTTGAAGCTGCAGGTTTCAAAAATGCGATTATCGCTAAAGACGCTCCTACTCCCGAGGAAGATCCGGACTGGAGCCCTGAAGATGTGCGTTATTCAGTAGTTCGTTACCTGGCTTCCCCTATTCCAAATGCCAACGGTCCCCATGTGAGCGACCCGCGTTCTGGGGAGATCCTAGAATCTGATATCAACTGGTATCATAACGTGATGACGCTTCTTAGAAACTGGTTCTTTGTGCAAACTGCGGCTATCAATGACGATGCGAAAAATGTCAAATTTAAGGATGAAGTGATGGGACGTTTAATCAGGTTTGTTTCTTCTCACGAGGTTGGACATACCCTGGGACTTCCGCATAATATGGGAAGCAGCCCGGCTTATGCCGTTGAAGACCTGCGCGATCCTGAATTCACTAAAAAATATGGAACCGCACCTTCTATCATGGATTATGCGCGTTTCAATTACATCGCCCAGCCCGAAGATGGAGACGTGGCTTTAATGCCGAATATCGGCCCATATGATAAATATGCCATTCGTTGGGGCTACCGACCAATTCCCGGAAAAACTCCTAAGGAAGAAAAGCCAATTCTTGACAAATGGATCTTAGAACATGCTGGTGATCCTGTTTACCGCTTCGGAAAACAACAAACTGGTGGTGTTATTGACCCGAGCTCTCAAACAGAAGATCTTGGTGATGACGCCATGCTTGCAAGTGAATACGGTATTAAAAACCTGAAGCGTATTGTTCCTAATCTTATCAACTGGACTTCAGAAGAAGGGAAAGATTATGAAGATCTTGATGATCTTTATGGCCAGGTTCTTTCTCAGTTCAACCGATACATGGGCCATGTTGCTGCGAACATCGGCGGAATTTATGAAAATTATAAAACCTACGACCAGGAAGGCGCCGTGTACACTCATGTTCCGAAGAAGAAACAGGAGCGTGCCATGGCATTTCTTCAGAAGCAATTATTCGATACTCCTGAATGGCTTATCAACCAGGATATTTTCAATAAAGTTGAATATGACGGAAATATCGAAAGGATCAGAAGCATGCAACAACGTGCGCTGAATAACATCATGGATTTCGGAAGAATGCAGCGTCTTATGGAAAACGAAGAGATCAACGGAAAAGAGGCTTATTCCCTCCTGGATATGATGAATGATCTTAGAAAAGGCATTTGGAGTGAAGTTTACAGCGGCAAAAAAATAGACCGTTACCGCAGAAATCTCCAGAGAGCTTATATAGATCGTATGGAATATTTGATGACTGAGGACCAGAAGGAACTTCCTCCGAGATATCGGGAATGGGGAGTTGCTCAAACCGATGTAAATGTTGCGCAAAGTGATATTCGTCCGGTTGTTCGCGGTGAACTTACCTCATTGCAAAGACAAATAAGAAACTCTCTTTATAGTTCTGGAGATACTCTTACAAGATATCATCTTCAGGATATTCTTAAAAGAATTGATCTTATCCTGAACCCTAAAGCTTAA